A region of the Epinephelus moara isolate mb chromosome 23, YSFRI_EMoa_1.0, whole genome shotgun sequence genome:
gatttttttttttaaattaatttaaaaattctAACATAAATCCCTcttaatgttgttttatttttgtgaggTAAAACCATTCTTTAAATATGTAGGAACCCTAATTATTAGTAATTTTTTCATCATAATCTGAGCTCGGTGGGCAGACACTTTCTACAGTTCAGTCAGTTTGAGTGaggtaataaaaaaatgaagaggCAGAGACAATGGCACACGGACAAAAGGCAAGTCAGTTAAGTGAACTTTGGATCCTGATATCATTTTGCATCTAAACAATATAACACAGTGCTGCAGGTGTTTGCTTTTAGCCCGTGGCCCTCTGTTAAGTTTCAGTATCGGctaagtttgggcacccctgttATAGAGAGTTTGTAACCGTTTATTAGTCCAGATTCAACTGTTTTGCTTTATTCTTTAGATCAAGGGGTGTCAAACTAACCGAGCCGGCCTGCCAACGGGTCCGAtctggcccactagatgacAAGGCTAAGAGGTGCAAGATTTTAGGAGCAAGTTAAACGGTGACTAGCTGCTTCATGTtttcaccctgaccagaatatagttgtctgactgaacttacagatattaaacattgtgcaaaatattgtcaacccgCAGCTTCAGTAGAAAATAATCTGTAACAGACTTCAGACTGGGGTCCTGAATGCAACACTGATGGATGCACTGTGTTTTAttggtgatggaggaggtggagagctGAACCCTGAACCTGAAGATGAGGCGTCTGTCACGGAGGAAGGCCCTGAGCTTGGTGAGGGAGCTGGATGCCTTCCCCAAAGTGTCAGAGAGCTACGTGGAGACGTCGGCGTCAGGAGGAACAGGTGGGTGAACACTGACTGAAAACATACACAACAATACAGGAAATACATCAGTAACAGTAACCACCCTGTGTGTCTCATCCACAGTGTCGCTGATAGCGTTTGGGGCCATGGCTCTTCTGGCCATCTTGGAGTTCTTTGTTTATAGAGACACGTGGATGAAGTATGAATATGAGGTTGACAAGGATTTCTCCAGGTGAGCTCACTTTCACAAACATACTTATATTTACAGTGTATGACAGGAAACAACTGCAAAACTGATATGATTCTTTTCATTTACAGTAAACTGAGAATAAACATCGACATCACAGTCGCCATGAAATGCCAGCGTGAGTATCCCCACTTCTTTGTCATCCATGTCGATAAATGTCTGTGTACATATGTCAGTtgcattttgtgtctgtggctGCAGATGTTGGCGCAGATATTCTGGACCTGGCTGAGACCATGATCACATCTAACGGCCTCCAGTACGAGCCTGTGAGTGAAGCATGTCTCCAAACATTAGCTCTAAGGTTTAGCTCATTAAGGGTCAAATTGAattttgtttccagctgctttcaGAGATGCATCTCTcgtctttgtttgtttcaggtTATTTTTGAGCTGACTCCACAGCAGAGACTGTGGCAAAGGTAAGGTCTCATGAGATTATACAGGGAGACACTGTGACAAAAGACAAGAACTATAAATGTCTCGTAATGTCTAAAATTATCTTATCTAACTCAAAGGCTTCTGCGTAGTCAAGTGTagtgtttcatgttttaatttcagttgAAATCAGGGGGaagcaacctgcagctctttagccactctccactggctccctgtggctttgactaaaaaaaaacaaaacatgaaaatgaataacggctacttttaacattttcatttttatttatcattgttgtaggtctaaagaaattcttacattctacaattgtaaaaaatgtgtgcattcaatgtaatgaatattaaaagaaaaaacaacatttcgTCAGTTAAAATGTGTGTCATACATCTGCGGCCTGGTGcctttttcctctaaatttgGCCAAACCTCAACAGCAGTGGCTAATCTTTAGCCTCCTTAGCCAGGCTAGcaatggattccaaatccataaaaataaaagtctcagAGGAAAGTACAGATTTGTTCACTgccaacgctgcaaagttaaagtaccaacaAATCAGAGGAGAGGAGCCATTTTGTAAACATATTGTTTTTACTGTTGATAGGCTAATTTGAGACTTAATCAGCATTATTACCATAAGGCTCATACATGTTTTGTGGCTCCTGACagatccttaaaaaaatgtttttagtcaaaaatggctcttttgatagtaaaggttgccgaccacTGGTTAAATGTGGCTCTGTTTTCTTGTAGGACGTGAAACCATATTAGATTTAATTGGTTTATTTTTCAATTCTGattgtcattttaagacctTAATACAGAATACTCAACCCACAAATTGATTATTTGCATGTTACGTTGAgtttgtgaggaaaactttgtttttgtcatatgCCTCCatgatgaacgaagaatccaaaaactgagaaaatccttgatgaattgaagtcattggggtTCGTGTTTAATAACAGCACAACTATATAAAGACATCCGtttatccaagtctcatttatccagtcgtgtgctcagtacttcacaaacagacagacattatCAACGGGGAACTGAgtggaaagtgaaacttatctatgctctcttcacctctttacctcactgaacacaggagctgctggtctactactgcctcgatcagttagttagttggtgttattgtgtgactttggtgttttaaagcgttagttcagattcaccaaggTCGCACaatttcacaaacaaacaaagtcacacaataacaccaactaactaactgatcgaggcagtagtagaccagcagctNtccagccaccagtccacgctccatattttggtccggacggggactcgaacagcaaccctccggttcccaacccaagtccctatggactgagctactgccgcccccaataTCCAGTCGTATactcagtacttcacaaacagacagacattatCAACGGGGAACTGAgtggaaagtgaaacttatctatcgTCGCTGTCCGATGAAAAACACGTATCTCCACTTTTGACGATTTTGAATTTCTACAGTGCATGGAGTGTCCATAATATTCCTTAGCAACCGTTAGTGTTGGATATCCAAATGACCAATGGAAAGACGTCTATTACATCATCTATTCAACACGTATCTCCACTGGCTGTCAGAAGTGTCCATCAAAGCACGTAGAAAGTCAAAATCGTCAAAAGTGGAGATACGTGTTTTTCATCGGACAGCAAcactatgctctcttcaaaaccagactccattgacaaaaacagtaattttacctcactgaacacaggagctgctggtctactgctgctttgttcgattgtttgtttgtgaaattGTGTGAccttggtgaatctgaactaacgcTTTAAAaaaaccaaagtcacacaataacaccaactaactaactgatcgaggcagtagtagaccagcagctcctgtgttcagcgaggtaaagaggtgaagagagcatagataagtttcacccttagttcagttccccgtcagaaagggttgtctgtttgtgaagtactgagcatactaGTGGGTAAATGGGaattggattatactgcacaagtcgTGTGAGGGTTTGGAAAGGGATGATTTtatgtagttttgctgctgttaaacttaacttgaattcatcaagaattttctctgtttttggattcttcgttcatcatGGACGCATGCAagaaaagcaaaggaaaggaaagaaattCGACGTAACAAATGATCATCCTGTGCATCAACTtttaaaaaacctttaaaaaagggacaaaaaggTGTTAAAACTTGCAGGTACACTGAAGATTTTTTTGTGACCATTGAAAGTTGACACTTAAGTTATAAAAACTATGTAGGAATACTTGGAGATTTTGACCCTCAAATTTCCTTGTCCTGTGAAAGACTGTGTTAGTAGTCGTTTCTGAGGCGCTCAGGTGTCAGCAGTCAAACTTGCATCGCTACATTCCAGATGTAGTTTGTCTCACATGTCACCAACCTGTCTTTTGCCCTCAGGACGCTGCTTCTCATACAGAACAGGCTGAGAGAGGAACATGCTCTCCAGGAAGTCCTTTACAAAACTCTCCTCAAAGGAGGTCCCACTGCCCTGCCTCCACGGTCAGATACAGTTACATACATGCAAACATGCTATTCTCTAAACTATCTcatgtttatttcttcattGATATTACAAAATGCAAAGAAAGTTTGGTTCTCTACACCAAAGGCGTAGGTTTATATCAACACTGGGGCGAGACACATGGAACATGGTGTTTGCCCAGCAAATTTTAagcatcaaacatttaatttcctgcattctggtcatgttttatgcaccaatttgtgccttctCTGCATCCGTTTATGATGGAAATGTCATAATTGTCATTGCTcaataattgtgtgtgtgtgtgtgtgtgtagggaggATGGCTCTGTGGAGCCGATTGATGCTTGCAGGATACACGGGCACGTCTACGTCAACAAGGTGGCAGGAAATCTACACATCACTGTGGGAAAGTAAGAACATAGAGGAATGGTGAAAAAGGTGCTGGCAGATGTAACCGGAGGTCGTTCAATAATTCCCGACCACGATCCAGCTGTAGAATTTgtgtaatttaaaaatgaacataatTACAGAGAGCCTCCTCTAATACCTCTTTTGTCTACCTCAGGCCCATTCACCATCCCCAGGGTCATGCCCACATCGCAGCTTTTGTGAGCCACGAGAGTATGTAACTGTTTCTCTAATTACGCTTGCAGCTGTtgtatttgattttgttttaaatagtaatcTGCTCAGGGTGCAAACAAAATTATGAGTGCTAAATTTGGAAGAATAAAAAGGGAGAGACGACAGATGTTTGTTCCTCCTCTGGGGCAATTTACCGAGTATGAAAGCCAGTTTTTACATCATTgatattattaaatgttgcaTTTTTAGACATGTTATTTGTAATCACACTCAGTTTTcttcctcattcatattttattttatgactgATCCGTAGAGGAGCTTTAAAGCTGgagtaggcagttttattttggtgtcgCTGGGCAAAAATCCTATTACAAACTTTGTGCATAAGTGAACTGAGAgaacactagacttctgcacctcctcttggttctgttttaggctttagaaaatctaggctgtgacgggagactttggccaatcacaggtaaTTTCAGAGCGAGAGTGTTGCTACTGGCTGTTCTACAGATGCAGATGCGAGTTCATGTCCCATCGGTGAAATCCTGATTCAATGACTGAGAATcctttagagcagtggttcccaagtgtTCCCacaatttaatatattcagcatcatacatGCAtttgtcgttgagctagtttgctgtctctgttaggTAGCTGTcggttagtcactcactctacagcaggaagtggcacttcaaaataaaaactctgt
Encoded here:
- the LOC126385178 gene encoding endoplasmic reticulum-Golgi intermediate compartment protein 2-like → MRRLSRRKALSLVRELDAFPKVSESYVETSASGGTVSLIAFGAMALLAILEFFVYRDTWMKYEYEVDKDFSSKLRINIDITVAMKCQHVGADILDLAETMITSNGLQYEPVIFELTPQQRLWQRTLLLIQNRLREEHALQEVLYKTLLKGGPTALPPREDGSVEPIDACRIHGHVYVNKVAGNLHITVGKPIHHPQGHAHIAAFVSHETYNFSHRIDHLSFGEEIPGIINPLDGTEKITYNNNQMFQYFITVVPTRLNTYKISADTHQFSVTERERVINHAAGSHGVSGIFVKYDTSSLMVTVSEQHMPLWQFLVRLCGIIGGIFSTTGMLHGLVGFFFDVICCRLKLGVYRPREDVQLHNQMNNLNNHQTPLLAEDVPQE